A segment of the Bacillus sp. es.034 genome:
GAACGTGTTGGGTGGGACGTCCCGATCCGTGTCGATGTGAATCAGGGCTGGAAGAACAGCAGTCAGACACTGAAGGCACTGAGGTATCTTCAAGACCTGAACATCGATTGGCTTGAGCAGCCCGTTCTGGCAGATGATGTAGATGGGATGGTCCGGATCAAATCCAGGACAGATATCCCCCTCATGATCGATGAAGGACTGAAAGGCCTTCGTGACATGCGTGAGATCATCCGGAAGGAGGCCGCGGATAAAGTGAATATCAAATTGATGAAAAGCGGTGGGATCTACCCGGCAGTGAAGCTTGCCCATATGGCTGAGATGGCCGGGATGGAATGCCAGGTCGGTTCGATGGTCGAGTCATCGATCGCATCAGCAGCCGGATTCCATGTGGCTTTTTCCAAAAAGATCATCACTAGTGTAGAATTGACAGGACCAATTAAATTTTACAAGGACATCGGAGACCTGCATTATGACGTCCCATTTATCCGACTGTCGGACAAAGCGGGCCTCGGTGTTACCGTAAATAAAGATATATTGGAAGAGTTGACTGAGTTTAAGAGTATCGTAGAGTAAGGAGCATGGAATCATGGATCATCTATTTGAAGGATTTCTTGATAAAAACAATGAATCATACATCGTCCGATTGTTAACTAAAGAGGATATGAGCCAATTACAGCAGCTGCAGGAGCTTGTGGTGGAGACCTTGACGGAAAAAAAGAACTTACAGCCACTGACGTATGAGGAATTAGACTATATTTTAACGGGGAACGGGCTGATGATCGGCGCCTTTACAGAGAAGGGATTAATCGCATTCCGCGCTTTGTTAGTCCCCCCTATTGATGAAGAGCATCTGGGGCTGGATGTTGGACTCGAGGCACAGGAACTGCCGCAGGTCATCTATCAGGAAATTTCGAACGTACACCCGGATTACAGAGGCAACCGGTTACAGCAAACACTGGCTCATTTGATCATGCAGGAACTGGGGGAGCTGGATCAAAGGTTTACCTATGTGGCGTGCACCGTCGCTCCTTTTAATATTCCCAGTTTAAAAGATAAGTTCAAACAGGGAATGGAGATTGCGGCCCTTAAGATCAAGTATGTCGATCAATTGCGATATGTGTTCATTAAGCGTCTTGATGGAGAGGGCAGTGGGGGAGAGATTTCCGAGATTGCCAGAGTTCCCATGGGGGACGTTGTGGGCCAGCAGTCGTTATTGGAGGAAGGCTGGCGCGGCATTTCGATGGAGGAAGAGGATGGTGGGTATAGTGTGTTGTATGTGAGGAAGCAGTCAATCGCCTAATAGCGGGTTTGTGTTGAGAGGCAGAAAATTCATCCTTCATTTTGAGTGTTCACTGAGTAATAAACGGAGTTTTTCCTGTTATCGTGCAAAATAGGGCTATGTTAAGGGGGAATAAACGGAATTTTTCCGTTTATGGCCAGTCAAGATGGTCCATTTTAAAGCTTTTAAAGTGAATAGGCGGAATTTTTCCGTCTGTTACTCGATATTATGTGCAGAATTCCTCAATAAGCGGAATATGTCCGCTTATGTGTATGTAGAAATTGCTAAAAAATGCTTGGAGCATCTGTCTCCAAGCATTTTTATTTTCTTTATGAAGTCTTCACAGGCTCATTGGACAGCATACCTGATGGAACTTCCTTGAACATTTTAGGCTTTGTCTTCAATACCGAAAACAACACACACCCCGCCAAAACAATCGCACTTCCAGTAGCTTGAAGACCATTCATCTTCTCTCCCAAAAAGACAAACGCCAACAAAGCCGTGAAGACTGGATTGAAGTTCAGGAACAACCCCGACGTACTCGGTCCGAGCTTATTTACTCCCACATTCCAAAGCACCATGCAAACCACCGTGGAAATCACACCGGTATACAAGATCGACTGCACGAAGGAAGCATCGACATTGGTCACGTGGAAATCATGAAGATTGAAAGGCAGCAGGATAAGAATTCCGAATATCCCTGAATAAAGGATCGACATCATCGGTGTGACGCTCTTCATCGCCCACTTGCTGCAAACGGAATAGAATCCCCACATCACAACGGCAGCGAGCATATACAGATCCCCTTCATTGAATTGCAGGGAACCAATCATCTCCAAGTGGCCCTTTGACAGGACAAGGAACACGCCAAAGAGTGACAGGAACATAGAAGAGAGTTGA
Coding sequences within it:
- a CDS encoding DMT family transporter: MKYHYLLLLTSLLWGGNFIVGKTLVEHGSPGTLTILRWAIAIICLFPMVWWKEKKLVPPVQSILPLCLMGLTGVALFQALQFMALEKTSATNVGLISTLNMFSIAGISFIFLKEKMNAFQLSSMFLSLFGVFLVLSKGHLEMIGSLQFNEGDLYMLAAVVMWGFYSVCSKWAMKSVTPMMSILYSGIFGILILLPFNLHDFHVTNVDASFVQSILYTGVISTVVCMVLWNVGVNKLGPSTSGLFLNFNPVFTALLAFVFLGEKMNGLQATGSAIVLAGCVLFSVLKTKPKMFKEVPSGMLSNEPVKTS
- a CDS encoding dipeptide epimerase; amino-acid sequence: MKIKKINLYAIRLPLKQPFIISYHTYDDMPSIILEMETDEGIIGYGEAVADEHVTGETWESTFQVLQHTLAPKLIGENPFHIERIHELMDQAIYNAPTAKAAIDIACYDAIGKKVNQPVYQLLGGRYHDEFQITHVLSITEPDTMADEAASMIEEGFQSFKMKVGTDIDQDIERIRKVRERVGWDVPIRVDVNQGWKNSSQTLKALRYLQDLNIDWLEQPVLADDVDGMVRIKSRTDIPLMIDEGLKGLRDMREIIRKEAADKVNIKLMKSGGIYPAVKLAHMAEMAGMECQVGSMVESSIASAAGFHVAFSKKIITSVELTGPIKFYKDIGDLHYDVPFIRLSDKAGLGVTVNKDILEELTEFKSIVE
- a CDS encoding N-acetyltransferase encodes the protein MDHLFEGFLDKNNESYIVRLLTKEDMSQLQQLQELVVETLTEKKNLQPLTYEELDYILTGNGLMIGAFTEKGLIAFRALLVPPIDEEHLGLDVGLEAQELPQVIYQEISNVHPDYRGNRLQQTLAHLIMQELGELDQRFTYVACTVAPFNIPSLKDKFKQGMEIAALKIKYVDQLRYVFIKRLDGEGSGGEISEIARVPMGDVVGQQSLLEEGWRGISMEEEDGGYSVLYVRKQSIA